The genomic window GCGGATCACGATGAACAGCGGATACTTCTGGCCCGCCTCGGCCGCGCGCGACGTCTACGGGTTCGTGCACGAGATCGGCCGTCAGACGCCCACAGAGATCAATCTCATGTGCAACCGCGACCCGATGACGAACGACGAGCCACTCATCTCCCTCAACGCCACCGCCTTCACCGACACCGAGGAGGAGGCCAGAGAGCAGCTGTCGGTCTTCGAGTCCTGCCCGGCACACGCTCACGTGCTCACCACACGGCTCAACGAGGTGACGGACACTGCCACCCTGAGCCGGCTCGGCACCGATCCGCACTACGACGAGACCAAGCACTATCTGGCCGACAACATGTGGACCCACGCCGCCTTCGACGACCTCTGGCCCAACTTCGAGGCCATGCTCAAGACCTGGCCTCCGGCCCCATCGCACATGGTGTTGTACAACTGGGGCGGACACGAGGGACAGCCCGAACGCCCACCGATGGCCTTCTCGGTGGAGGACGAGCTGTACTACGGGCTGTACGCGGCCTGGTCCGATCCAGCCGACGACCGGAAGTACACGGACTGGGTGACCAACCACATGCGAGCCTGGGAGCCGTACGCCAGCGGCATCCAGTTGGCCGACGAGAACCTGGTCAACCGCCCCTACCGTTTCGTGAGCGACGAGAACCTCCGGCGCCTCGACGACCTCCGCGCCACATGGGATCCCCATGGGCTCTTCGTCTCCTGGCTCGGCGGCCCCAAGCCAGGCGCCGACGCCGCGGGAGTGTCCGGAATGCGCCGGAAACGTACCGTAGACCCGTGACGGCCGACTCACTTCCTCTTCGTCACCGCGGCGATCCGGTCGGCATACCTGCGGTACACCTTGCGTCCGGCTGGGGCGGAGCCGTCGTCGGCGCGGGCGGCGCACTGCTTCAGCGTGGCCTGGCGGAGCGCGAGCAGGGCAGTGATGCGCACCGAGTAGCCCCGCCCGCGGCGGATGCTCCTGCCACCGCGCAGCGCTTCGCTGATCTTGGCAACCTTGACGGCCTTGAAGTGCTCGGCGAGTAGGCCAGGCACGTCGATGGCGTGCAGTTCCTCGGGCGCGGCCACCTCCTCCTCGACGTCGGCGGCCACGCCGTCGAGTTCCTCCAGGACGTCTCCGACGTCGCGGGCGCCGGCCGCGTCGAGCACCCAGCGCATGGTCCTGGACGCGACGCTGTACTGCCGGGCGAGTGCCCTCACCGCGGCGCCCTTGGCGTACGCGTCGACGACGTCGGCCGCATTGTTCCCGTTCGAGCGCGGCCGGGCGCCCCAGTGTCTTGCCCGCGGCCTCGGCGGCGACGCCTTCCTTCGTGTTCTCCGAGATCATGTCGCGCTGGAACTCCAGGACCCCGGCGAGCATCGTGACGAACAGCTTGGTCTGCGGGTCGTCGGCCGCGAGATCGAAGCCGGACCATGCGCCGGTCGCGATGCGCAGGCCGAGCGGCGTGGGCCCGCTGTGAGGGGGTTCGAGGA from Streptomyces formicae includes these protein-coding regions:
- a CDS encoding FAD-binding oxidoreductase; translation: MANHIEGRVLRRGDYRYESLRRDACWHAGVPDRYPEVIVLANNEDDVVGAVKLAGEEDLQIAVRSGGHSWSGSHLRDGTVLIDLSNLRHVTVDKEAMTGTAQPGIKGSELNSMLAEKDLFFPTGHCTGVSIGGYLLQGGFAWAGRDYGPACMSVTAIDAVTSDGERIHADETRNADLLWAARGAGPGFFAVVTRFHVKLYPRKRITMNSGYFWPASAARDVYGFVHEIGRQTPTEINLMCNRDPMTNDEPLISLNATAFTDTEEEAREQLSVFESCPAHAHVLTTRLNEVTDTATLSRLGTDPHYDETKHYLADNMWTHAAFDDLWPNFEAMLKTWPPAPSHMVLYNWGGHEGQPERPPMAFSVEDELYYGLYAAWSDPADDRKYTDWVTNHMRAWEPYASGIQLADENLVNRPYRFVSDENLRRLDDLRATWDPHGLFVSWLGGPKPGADAAGVSGMRRKRTVDP